The DNA segment GCGATTTTCATTCTCTATCAAAGCAATTCTTACATATTCATCACCTGCTTCACCAAAACCAATACCTGGACTTACCGCGACATTAGCTTTTTGTAAAATTTGTTTTGAAAATTCCATACTTCCAAGATGAGCTTTATTTAAAGGGAGTTTAGCCCAAACAAACATACTAGCATTAGGTTTTTTTAAATTCCACCCTGCTTGTTCAAATGATTCAATCAAAACATCCAATCGTTTAGCATAAACTGATCTAATAGTCTCAACACAAGATTGATCCCCATCTAAAGCAATAATAGCGGCTACTTGTATAGGTGTATACATACCATAGTCAAACCATGATTTTATTTTTTTAAGAGCACCAATTAAACGTTTATTTCCCACCATAAAACCCACACGCCATCCTGCCATATTATAAGATTTTGAAAGAGTATAAGTCTCTACTGCTACATCTTTTGCTCCATCAACTTCAAAAATTGAAGGTGTTTTATAAGAACCAAAAGTCAAATCTGCATAAGCAATATCAGAAATAATATAAAATCTTTCTTTTCGTGCTAAAGCAACCAATCTTTCATAAAAACTCTTTTCAACTGTTACTGTAGTGGGATTATGTGGAAAATTAACAACTACATATTTTGGACGAGGCAAACTCTCATATAATGTCTTTTGTAAATTTTCAAAAAAAGTATTTTCATTTAATTCATAATTTTCATTAAAATCAAAATTCATCGTTGCAACATTACCACCTGCTATGATAAAAGCTTGCGTATGTATAGGATAAGCTGGTGTTGGTACTACAGCGACATCCCCAGGATTAATAATCGCTCTAGCTAAATTAACAAAGCCTTCTTTTGATCCCATGGTTGCAACCACTTCACTTTCAGGATCTAAATCAACATTATACTTGTTTTTATACCACCTACAAATGGCAAGTCTTAATTTATATATGCCAATAGAAGCTGAGTAACCTGAAGTTTTATCTTTATTAGCGCTTTCACAAAGTTTATCTATAATATGTTGTGGAGTTTTACCGTCTGGATTTCCCATAGAAAAATCTATAATATCCTCTCCTGATCTTCTAGCTGCCATTTTAATGGCATTGACTTCTGAAAAAACATAGTTTGGGAGTCTTTCTATAGTATTAAAATGAATCTCTTCAAACATTATTCACTCCTTATTTTCTTAGATAAATTTTTAAACCTCTTTTTATATTATCTAAACTAAACATATCTCCTATAATAGCATATTTTGCGCCAAGTGGAATATTTAAAATAATATCATTTTGCTTATAGGTATTTTCTACGCCTTGAATAAAATTTAAATTCTTATCTAAAAATTGAATTTTACAAAACCAAGAATCGTAATTATGAGCGCCTAGTTCTAAAGTTTTAGCACCTTGTAAATCTACTATATATTCTCTTAAAGGTTTTTGTAATTGAACAAAAGTATTCAATGGTATTTGAGTGTTTACTTTTGCTTTAACTTTAGAAAAATCAAGCTCATATTCATAGTGTATTTCTGAAATTTTAGAAATATCTTTAATAAAAACTAAATTTGCAAGCAAAGCTTTGTAAAAAACTCCAGGATCAAGCATATATTGTGAATCAAGTGAAAGTTTATAGGTAATATAATTTTCTCTTAATGTAAATTCTATAGGGATAAAATATACATAACCTAATTCATTCAAAGTATCATTAATAATTTTAAAAAAAATAACAGCATCAGCTTGAGCTTTAAAAGAAAAATTTATTTTTTTTGGCTCATTGAAAATAAAATTTGACAACGCATTTGTTTTTAGTATCTGAGAAATTGTATAGATATCAACATTGCCGTAATTATCTTTATACGAATTTTTCGCAAAAAGTAATTCTAATTTTGCATTTTTAGAATTATCATTAACTATGTGTTTAGCTACTTCTAAAGCACTTAATGCAAATAAATTTATACTAAAAATTATCAAACAAAAGAAAATTTTTACCATAATTTCCCTCTATTTTCTTTAATAAATTCAGCCTTAGTAATTTGCCTAATCTTTCCATCTTTTATTATCAAAAATTTAGAAATACCGTTTTTAAAATCTAAAATATTATTATTTTCATCATTTAAAGAAAAAGCTGCATGTCCTGTAGTAATTAACATATCTTTTTTCAAAGAAAGTACATAGTCATTTTTAATTATTTTAGAATTTTTTTGAAAAGTTTTTAAATCAACCATTCCTAACCATAGTTCTGCACTCGGCTTGATAATACTTTCTTCTAGCATAGGCAATTTTTCAGTATCTTTAACATCCATATTTTCTTTTACTATGCTTGTATTATCATCAAATACATCCAATGATTCAAGACTATCTT comes from the Campylobacter insulaenigrae NCTC 12927 genome and includes:
- a CDS encoding LL-diaminopimelate aminotransferase, translated to MFEEIHFNTIERLPNYVFSEVNAIKMAARRSGEDIIDFSMGNPDGKTPQHIIDKLCESANKDKTSGYSASIGIYKLRLAICRWYKNKYNVDLDPESEVVATMGSKEGFVNLARAIINPGDVAVVPTPAYPIHTQAFIIAGGNVATMNFDFNENYELNENTFFENLQKTLYESLPRPKYVVVNFPHNPTTVTVEKSFYERLVALARKERFYIISDIAYADLTFGSYKTPSIFEVDGAKDVAVETYTLSKSYNMAGWRVGFMVGNKRLIGALKKIKSWFDYGMYTPIQVAAIIALDGDQSCVETIRSVYAKRLDVLIESFEQAGWNLKKPNASMFVWAKLPLNKAHLGSMEFSKQILQKANVAVSPGIGFGEAGDEYVRIALIENENRIRQAARNIKRYLKD